ttggaaattaaaaatgctcacaggtcacacactgtaggttggtatgtttcaccatgacacaacaatgcctggaatcctctccgcacatatgctgcttctttcgcttctttctctgtgccagttactgcccgttatgcaactttgttgtaagagattgagctggacgaggcatgtggatcatgtcaggaagcccatttcagacctaaagaatcgaccttttgcaccatactatgacaacaaccaactcccactttgaacagagacgggagagagcgacaatgcacaacaaaccactcgagcatcgttccttgaaaagaaggctccagtgtgacagctgaaggttcgaccgttctacaccatcttgaaagcaaaccaaatgaaaagaatacactcatgtttttttttacctcaatacagcaaaaaaaaagtgagaaatttaataactgattcataacacacctctgttggcaagccagaaaacaaaacttcgcagtgatctggaatttcatcattgtaggcaattgggaacgtctcgttttgttgtaaaagggatatttgaaattaatgattgtgcaatgggttttccgggcagaaagtacaaagtgcagaacagcgttcacagacagtcaacggttccagcagcaccaacccgaagcaTGCGCTtgccgagagcagtcccgctgccacatgggcacttctttgtcattacaattgtgacataaaaacaaatttatactcaacacatggaagacatgcaagagcccaagcttgaagtgcaagccgggtgaaagtaggaaagacgaagtagcagaactacttgctgtgaggaacctgaattccatgccgctaccaaagcagccacacaaatgtttgctctgtggaaaggtgcacaagccctgcgactgctccacctaaggcctaactgttgtactttaccaaatctggtaatttttcacatgcgtgtaagcaaagccgccaaggcagcagctcttaaacaaatgaactgagcgccattaagaccctcagcagcagggtcaacaagagcttttctggtattcgcctcctgcaagatcaatacagcgttcttgaaaaatagcatttgaaatagaacactatagcaagaaatgcagaacctagaagtggaagagtagcagtttgttaatgcaacaagctcgcaacttaaaagcttccgaagctgagaaaaaattctagtgtaaaggggtgtattcgcagtgaaggtctgcggtcgtagatcagagagcgtcatgatgagcacactctcaggagtcactcaggatccccagctgcacttcgtcgacctcttcgtcccgccgcttgaactgctgctagtcgttcccattgctctaacatttctttagttcctgcacaaaagttgggatacgggtagcatgagcaagtgcgcattataaacatgctttattcaaaatgcatgggacagtgttgaggactgtgcatttcttacctatgtgaagctcttctggatgagcacccgtcgtgcctgcattcccgacaagctgtcgctgacagcatcaacaggtggcaggtgctctggccgcctcgctgctgtcgtgctggtgcgagccggtggagcgtcctggaagggagcgctttcaataggaggctgtggctccttcatcaaacatgcaaagttctgcagggctgcatacgctgtgatgatcactgcagcttgtttcggcttgtgctggagccccatatccagacaagggaagaGGCGCTTCCAGACGccgaatgtcctttcgaccacattccgtgtctttatgtgggctttttggtacctgcacgtataaaggaatactgcgttgatttaatgccacagcttgaaagtgtggtcaagctttgtcaactttgtcatgcactgtcattggaaacattaactaaccttccttgcggtgaatttgcacagtgattgcgtgttaatatagcgcctagaatgtagtgctactcttcaaggagcatggagaacgaagctacactcttcatggagtacaaagctacattataaagcagtactaaaacaaaatgctgggcctcgatcgcatattccgaagagacacatttcgctatgtgggacgccgtagtgaaaggctccggaaatttctaccacctggcgttcttcagcgtgcaacgacgtcgcacagtacacaggcctccagcatttcgcctccatcgaaatgtgaacgccgcggccgggatcgaacccgcgtctttcgggcaagtaatcttgtgactgtacgttcgtagcaccgcggggaaataaataaaatgacagcacgtacacgacgcgaacgaatacgaatgagctgaacagtgggaactgttcagagaatttcaattttcattgctcacctgcacattgatggagaaatagcctttgcggtttcggtagacttccgcatctgcgccactcgggctgttgatgcggacatgcgtgcaatctatgcagccggtcacagcagggaattcaccgatctcataaaagtcccgcatcagcttttcAAACTGCGAGACCGCTGaaaactgcaccagcatcgggcgcaggtgcttggcaatcagcaaggtgaccttgccaactgcgcggcacaccgtgggctgcgaaatccgcaccagatccccggtgacggtttggaaagtaccggccccataaaacctcaaagccaggagtagctgcagcatcggaggaacaggctgtcccctgttgtcgggcctttcacgcaggggcaacacggtgagcagctcccgcacggccggcgttcttggagaaccgatagcgggcgaggaactgctcgtcgtcgtagggctccatggggttcccccgatctcgtaacgctggccgtggaatcttcggcaacgaatgggcctcagaaaatactacgtccatggcgtggcaagcgaactcgaacgcagctaccctccgcgcgacgtccgatcggtaggtggccatgttggaaaatacaacgaagtcagcttcaagcaagctcctcagccgacttgaagttggaccgaactaggatcgagccaagccggtttcaagtcgcacttcaagccgagtttggtttatgaaacacgatggagctcacttgagaccgatggaagttaagttcgagccaagttacatttctgcattcgggggttagtCGCTTCGAATTacgaagacgtcgtcgcatcgcatcatgagtctacttgtagtcaacaccatccaaagggaaacgcaaccatctgaattattttgttgcggtacaagc
The genomic region above belongs to Amblyomma americanum isolate KBUSLIRL-KWMA chromosome 9, ASM5285725v1, whole genome shotgun sequence and contains:
- the LOC144104164 gene encoding uncharacterized protein LOC144104164 isoform X2, with protein sequence MSASTARVAQMRKSTETAKAISPSMCRTLHRLAPARQQRGGQSTCHLLMLSATACRECRHDGCSSRRASHRN
- the LOC144104164 gene encoding uncharacterized protein LOC144104164 isoform X1, whose amino-acid sequence is MSASTARVAQMRKSTETAKAISPSMCRYQKAHIKTRNVVERTFGVWKRLFPCLDMGLQHKPKQAAVIITAYAALQNFACLMKEPQPPIESAPFQDAPPARTSTTAARRPEHLPPVDAVSDSLSGMQARRVLIQKSFT